A genomic stretch from Methanofollis sp. includes:
- a CDS encoding 50S ribosomal protein L31e yields MVEVLKEQIYVVPLRSTRRAPRWKRCNVAVKDIRAYLVRHMKSENVRLDSSINEKVWEHGSQKPPAQIRIRAMKFEDGQVQAELAEE; encoded by the coding sequence ATGGTCGAAGTCTTAAAAGAGCAGATTTATGTTGTTCCTCTTCGCAGCACCAGACGCGCTCCCCGGTGGAAGCGCTGTAATGTTGCGGTGAAGGACATCAGGGCGTATCTCGTCCGTCACATGAAGAGTGAGAACGTCAGGCTTGACAGCAGCATCAACGAGAAGGTCTGGGAGCACGGCAGCCAGAAACCTCCGGCGCAGATCCGTATCCGTGCCATGAAGTTCGAGGACGGCCAGGTCCAGGCCGAACTCGCTGAGGAGTGA
- a CDS encoding alpha hydrolase yields the protein MKAGLLFSGGKDSALAALMLARDYEVELNTFVFDPERELPSVEAAARALGFPWHKRSFGLEYRDEAARMVLASGYPNDAITAVHRRAVEALAQEYGVVGDGTRLNDRVPMLTKSDVLRIADRYGCSYVRPLLGYGKAEVQRLAGRYLIVANGETGTLENGDYEYEIRAAIERMGHPCAGLFPAHHGQSLVVGATGT from the coding sequence ATGAAAGCCGGTCTTCTCTTCAGCGGAGGAAAGGACAGTGCCCTCGCGGCTCTGATGCTCGCGAGGGACTACGAGGTCGAACTCAATACCTTTGTCTTCGACCCTGAGCGTGAGCTGCCGTCGGTCGAGGCGGCAGCCCGTGCGCTCGGCTTTCCCTGGCACAAAAGGTCGTTCGGCCTGGAATATCGTGACGAGGCGGCGCGCATGGTGCTCGCCTCGGGCTACCCGAACGACGCCATCACCGCTGTGCACCGGCGGGCCGTCGAGGCCCTTGCGCAGGAGTACGGGGTGGTCGGAGACGGCACGCGGCTCAACGACCGGGTGCCGATGCTGACGAAGAGCGATGTTCTCCGCATCGCGGACCGGTACGGGTGTTCTTATGTCCGACCCCTCCTCGGATATGGGAAGGCCGAGGTGCAGCGTCTTGCCGGACGATACCTTATCGTCGCGAACGGTGAGACGGGCACCCTCGAGAACGGGGACTACGAGTACGAGATCAGGGCCGCCATCGAGCGCATGGGGCACCCGTGTGCGGGGCTTTTCCCCGCGCACCATGGGCAGTCCCTTGTCGTTGGTGCGACCGGCACCTGA
- a CDS encoding DNA-binding protein: protein MGDDELSEIRRRRMEQLQRQSAEQQEDMERQKRAESEMQLALMQILEPEARERLNTIKLTKPEFARAIEQQLVMLAQSGRIRQKITDEQFKALLVQVAPPKKEFRITRK from the coding sequence ATGGGTGACGATGAACTCTCTGAGATCAGACGCAGAAGAATGGAGCAGCTCCAGCGGCAGTCTGCCGAACAGCAGGAGGATATGGAGCGCCAGAAAAGAGCTGAATCAGAGATGCAGCTTGCGCTCATGCAGATCCTGGAACCTGAAGCGCGGGAACGGCTGAACACGATCAAACTCACCAAACCTGAGTTTGCCCGTGCGATCGAGCAGCAACTTGTGATGCTTGCCCAGAGCGGCCGGATCCGGCAGAAGATCACGGATGAGCAATTCAAGGCGCTGCTTGTGCAGGTCGCCCCGCCGAAAAAAGAGTTTCGCATCACACGAAAATAG
- a CDS encoding YhbY family RNA-binding protein yields MFQELKPTVWIGKNGYSETLIEEIRLQLKERKYIKIKWLRSTDVDPEELARLARVDLVGVRGRTIVLAERGRGGSQGR; encoded by the coding sequence CTGTTCCAGGAACTCAAGCCGACTGTCTGGATCGGCAAAAACGGCTATTCGGAGACTCTCATTGAGGAGATCAGGCTCCAGTTGAAGGAGCGGAAGTACATCAAGATCAAGTGGCTCCGCAGCACCGATGTGGACCCCGAGGAACTCGCACGTCTCGCCCGGGTCGACCTGGTGGGTGTGCGCGGGCGAACGATTGTGCTTGCCGAACGGGGCCGTGGCGGGAGTCAGGGCCGCTGA
- a CDS encoding ribonuclease P protein component 4 — MAMRWKSRTSGTKRIAEERIARLFALASETFGSEPAFANRYVALARQIAMRQRISIPRDLRHRFCRRCSSYLVPGANARVRVQRGKVIVTCLACGHQKRYPVVKRHRKE; from the coding sequence ATGGCCATGCGATGGAAATCCCGCACCTCAGGCACAAAACGGATCGCGGAGGAGCGGATCGCCCGCCTCTTTGCCCTTGCCAGTGAAACCTTCGGATCGGAGCCGGCCTTTGCAAACCGTTATGTGGCGCTCGCCCGCCAGATTGCGATGCGCCAGCGTATTTCGATCCCGCGGGACCTGCGGCACCGGTTCTGCAGGCGGTGTTCTTCGTACCTCGTGCCGGGCGCCAATGCCAGGGTGCGGGTGCAGCGCGGGAAGGTGATTGTCACCTGCCTTGCATGTGGCCATCAGAAAAGGTATCCGGTGGTGAAGAGACATCGAAAAGAATGA
- a CDS encoding 30S ribosomal protein S19e: MTTVYDIPAEMLIPQAARDLKELPVIQPPEWAAVVKTGIHKEMPPEDPDWWYTRVASVLRRIYIDGPVGVERLRSAYGGNRDRGSNPSQFRKGSGSIPRKALQQLEAAGFVEKVKGGRQISAQGRAFMDGVAHGLRAAATEAAPELARY; this comes from the coding sequence ATGACAACTGTATATGACATCCCGGCTGAGATGCTCATTCCGCAGGCTGCTCGCGATCTTAAGGAGCTCCCTGTTATCCAGCCACCTGAATGGGCAGCAGTCGTCAAGACCGGGATCCACAAGGAGATGCCTCCCGAGGACCCTGACTGGTGGTACACGAGGGTAGCATCCGTTCTTCGCCGGATCTATATCGACGGTCCGGTCGGCGTTGAGAGACTGAGAAGCGCATATGGTGGAAACCGGGACCGCGGCTCGAATCCGAGCCAGTTCCGGAAGGGAAGCGGGTCCATCCCGAGAAAGGCACTCCAGCAGCTCGAAGCTGCAGGTTTTGTCGAGAAGGTCAAAGGCGGCCGGCAGATTTCGGCGCAGGGCCGTGCCTTTATGGACGGCGTCGCGCACGGTCTCCGGGCCGCGGCGACCGAAGCTGCACCCGAGCTGGCGCGCTACTGA
- a CDS encoding 50S ribosomal protein L39e, translated as MSKVSKGRKIRLAKACMQNRRVPAWVMIRTKRQVVSHPKRRMWRRSTLKV; from the coding sequence ATGAGCAAGGTATCAAAAGGCCGGAAAATTCGGCTGGCTAAGGCGTGCATGCAGAACCGGCGCGTTCCTGCATGGGTGATGATTCGGACGAAGCGCCAGGTGGTATCCCACCCGAAGAGGCGCATGTGGAGAAGAAGCACGCTGAAGGTGTAG